A part of Cannabis sativa cultivar Pink pepper isolate KNU-18-1 chromosome 6, ASM2916894v1, whole genome shotgun sequence genomic DNA contains:
- the LOC133039088 gene encoding NAC transcription factor 29-like — translation METMTSVPGVIFSPNDQELLQFYLTNKNFNPHLLPLNHIQQLHSINDFHPDELTALYPPINQNEWYFYYPNNNNNNNNKKRSNRKAKGGTWHGNATKKKIFDEQNNEIGVKRTLDFKDLNKTLTYWKMTEYQLTQSNHPQQCNWMLCKIYKMKSKELKNKIENEYKEQNTKRQKLMEPNNEQGYQKEAVTEEAVRTENEVVVEEQEPTLDEPICQNRIAAATQDIDEPKPKPKKQPPKNSRYDVVLKGFYDRPSIRSKTTRTFR, via the exons ATGGAGACTATGACTTCTGTTCCTGGGGTCATATTTTCCCCAAATGATCAAGAGCttcttcaattttatttgaCTAATAAGAATTTCAACCCTCATTTACTCCCACTTAATCACATTCAACAACTTCATTCGATTAATGACTTTCATCCAGATGAGTTAACAGCCTTATATCCGCCCATCAACCAAAATGAGTGGTACTTTTATTatcccaataataataataataataataataaaaagaggtCGAATCGAAAAGCTAAAGGTGGAACATGGCATGGAAATGCAACAAAGAAGAAAATATTTGATGAACAAAACAACGAAATAGGTGTTAAAAGGACTTTGGATTTTAAGGACTTAAATAAAACACTTACTTATTGGAAAATGACTGAGTATCAATTGACTCAATCTAATCACCCACAG CAATGCAATTGGATGTTATGCAAGATTTATAAAATGAAATCAAAGGAATTGAAGAATAAAATCGAAAACGAGTATAAAGAGCAAAACACAAAAAGACAGAAATTAATGGAACCAAATAATGAACAAGGATATCAAAAGGAGGCCGTGACAGAAGAAGCAGTACGAACAGAGAATGAGGTTGTCGTAGAAGAACAAGAGCCAACCCTTGATGAGCCAATCTGTCAAAATAGGATCGCTGCAGCGACGCAAGACATTGATGAGCCAAAGCCGAAACCGAAAAAGCAACCGCCAAAGAATTCCCGTTATGATGTAGTATTGAAGGGTTTTTATGACCGACCATCAATTCGAAGCAAGACAACAAGAACATTCCGCTGA